A single region of the Plasmodium reichenowi strain SY57 chromosome 9, whole genome shotgun sequence genome encodes:
- a CDS encoding putative membrane protein (conserved Plasmodium membrane protein, unknown function), whose product MIYFDIPSKNNLSYEYYDTQSLIDNKRIHSFLNNSCAFYSFQNKEKCKQEQFEEYLNFLQEKSNIYNNNNKQIERNENVYNIIKNKIQHKKKENYNISTYNDFVHEENLQDKQKRPYTHNEYYMDHTCNKQYLNYKYHKHNIHDINNNHYIKHKDNLLDTHYTFNKHNNEKINIKKKIKAHVSQLHVLSKLIKIKNILYKINILKKNTSLHKHKTYSFSRFKFSALQKQYDKQKKSKKIKKQQKKKNIYKNKIGSYTMEVLNVLRNELPLSKGDFSNRYCQNNDYEYAVFNSNEEAHFYYTNQENANTAKQENYQHMKIKIQKFSDMIQDKKNKAKHYQIYKPLINTFEQNINYLDKKKIKTKKKMANEKYKKNEKLFNNYIGNYQNCMILYKLSKFIIHNILNKKLIYEEQSRYILQTEFFKMFFFVYLKEVYYTIKKKMNYTNDFLYNFNKRINNNNNNNNNNSSCSSCSSCSSSSSSSSSSSSSSSSSSNIYIKYMITYIFQNMYHGKNGFKNNTNVSILIYIYFFYYIYSMYLKFKINNLSILSSNIFSFNKDTFNISDKLILLSNSIHLLVHNIYKIYIVNQICKYFIYLKLNLINELLYIFPFDSTKIHFLPCKYYENSELISMQNLYQILFCIHLFILYIESELKMKKYDISSRCDHAILLKRCINHILKNYYNTLEYHNIREKNATINNNNNNNNNNRCNNYFVDKYNISCLIYMNIYTEESIIIKYIITILFYIHCDLFFKHISYLENMYISKTNISLYCYKESHHISLYNYIKKIISSIFLFCFIYSEFDIYQNVIYFPKHLQNITPILHFCDEAYISSSCIQSSIYFFLYKYICYQFFSIFIQNILYKIMPSTSPIRHEENDHIFYLLSVLKIMKCFNYYYDYFSNIFIKENIKMNLILKERFLIMKDIENTKILITPLTYNIVCNNMYNYGHIKNDDFIVLYNKYTTYNILHYKDHIKLFYPSNFYIFVNEEDNINKTENAFVSKYLKINKNSIEKKKFEKKNSIVCKMKNEMKLLINYIIYYYNEFIFNYYIYYILPYEKRILFYKKNEQTNINIYYNYVYKYKNVISPHILNVCTKIKHDKNICKYVTKIYYNNNNIIPIYSTCNIHKIDLSHRYIKIYDCFTNHIKQTNKNFMTKSRNPNKCVTLILCACEQKKGYKKKQIYEIVISFRDIFTKIYKQWDIIKKKEKDITLFNNSSMVNIYAERDNMHAQVSKEGSDKKNNNRKRSSGSCDNSNNKNNKCYNKKNNNKNNNNNNNNNNYYYYYNNNNYNNKNNNINNNNNNNNNNNNSNNNNNNNNNPNDDNNEDDKNNSNKNTDKNNKNNNINNNKKRRKRRNDDDHKQINKRNKNINKKATTSNIYKKKINTKRKNSQRDNKSNMNIINKEQNVTSKENINHDNIHMQKNKINERDNIKANTLHNNITEQKRENKTIQQKKENNPNEQKKESNNTIQQKKENNNTIQQKKENNPNEQKKENNNTIQEKNSENNVNNSNRKEILEDILFCCSALNEYSDYIKTLDYDIKFGNIYVKLKKKLSSQNKCQFEVYEAEIVAVDNFCNFLYPKKENFDNFFYVLKKYINNYDYLKISANNLEGLNTNPENAYANAIIDIDENNIHDFIRTCEDLNAIFKYIVDGILQSQNSFNQNVPFPTKKNNTNNVNTHQNMISFNMKDNNINIQFNNENICSTSNEHLKNCDKDLELLKNINQSVHMEEEKRKEINNIHTNDNINKINCNNNIGSVVNNKNNVNDMYSSRIVNIQKNVITDSNIVETNSFNKENKSIISTDHNFINSNFHYTSVKKNHNQINSNLLNNKNSSASCSVVKKDQKRESFRPNESIGPVMLKTTNSRIIDNDKKEKDHPINIFNNSTYNNLNLLNDDNFANLQNGPFNSNMVHNAQIINHADLSNNHNVVNNQNIANYQNIANYQNLSNNHNMSYNINITEQLFDNVLFSEDILCQHLIEATRKINFLKNFGYKSLYDILKDKYRRYLLEKMNIECTTLYNIIKHITKYNYINDSINNPFTIYHRTINNISNNKFAIKILNIHSCNIYKLKYKVHSLLSEGKQLKNVNTEIADYIKNHYLLRNRYKFTKDIKEVITYKNDITSEKKNNENIFKNYVIPNVVQNNIHINNNINQNGYNNSDYNNGMKNHFFEEYQKVQKNLDIPTNQKNINHHDKNRSTDNSQNINNNNNNNNNSNIHKINMTLQNYLLQNHFTQHICKQCLNTFYDEKEISLFYQLNEIANNFIDQMCIPTSRNNISSNGRSSKKRLGGDSNNDNVATTSKNREGSEKNQDQINTNKIQPEIKKSRKGSRRNSKNRANTQNVTSRDIHKMNEENKKTNNEVSKSEKYNNHNKNNKKSQGDKNMHGLHKDRKKEDNIKEKKNLKESKKEYTCDSIKNVNNEKSNILKETKLINKNNKLIKNKENIQNVQNVQNVQNVQNIQNVQNVQNVQNVQNNKEYFIKSNDININQNIYGDNKPIQKNNHSNINEILPNFCLSYTENTSSFFNQLCNVAIRNSLHNQAMKQISYDNRTNEAFSCEPFNFYINHMKNIKYYLCPECKNRKEEYYKYDINDKKGTKIFEQIYNTYEEYEKYISNEIRRIRYNSIPKYLWSSVGITKDNEEVLGVAMQLIEGCTLTYIIQKLKGTDNINYGYFLLDIAKKLVKQLKIICETIHNPIINWDTKPGNVMVQYQMKNSKLTCKNVTIIDIGDALPGKAFYFPTNPSYYEKIKMNNCQKNFNNFLYYVICTKGYCSPECALLVFLLSSLNKSDQFRKSWYGQDSNIFHINKTKHLRIKYRWKKLLELRYIQPIIKKNEPYFYLHENVIKGTTSKCEKCLNHESFDNSSSINNISDNQRSSFSKNDVNMYMNSGTQEVYKGVECNMGYDTNMNNVNNVNNVNNVNNLNNANNVNNVNNVNNVNYLSNIQNEISADNLIHMNNNNLNNIITAHNQGTDIKYDTNKSYGNSTIPRENSCPNSSNENVNNLINNNDNKDRINKKNSNSTNNTNSSNDNLSNYNKKEKKLLNEDIDDALENYYLYNVCTHDIKDEGENEHYSDSEEIKQYFSEKDKIIKDIENNYNDEKKKKKKKEYDGYKLHNIDTWIIKFTSKTTIFSVGLVLCQLFGGHNLLNIVNKNEVKVVDVLCEWNCKNSSNIYSEDPNITIDDLLPNKGIFSNDMWKSKIKVIIEKCLQFIPSRRCTFKELYEDIKKFQEDYEAYYNINASESTTTQ is encoded by the coding sequence atgatatattttgatataccctcaaaaaataatctttcatatgaatattacGATACACAATCATTAATTGATAACAAGAGGATACATTCATTTTTGAATAATTCATGTGCATTTTATAGTTttcaaaataaagaaaaatgcAAACAAGAACAATTTGAAGaatatttgaattttttaCAGGAAAAGAGTAATATTtacaacaacaataataaacaaattgaaagaaatgaaaacgtttataatataataaaaaataaaatacaacataaaaaaaaggaaaacTACAATATATCCACTTATAACGATTTTGTTCATGAGGAAAACTTACAAGACAAACAAAAAAGACCATATACACataatgaatattatatggaTCATACCTGTAATAAgcaatatttaaattataagtATCATAAACATAACATAcatgatattaataataatcattatataaaacataaagATAATTTACTTGACACACATTATACATTCAATAAACACAACAacgaaaaaataaatataaaaaaaaaaattaaagcACATGTGTCTCAACTACATGTTTTATCTAAAttaatcaaaataaaaaatatattatataagataaatattctcaaaaaaaatacgTCCCTACATAAACATAAAACATATTCCTTTTCTAGATTCAAATTTTCTGCATTACAAAAACAATAtgataaacaaaaaaaatcaaaaaaaataaaaaaacaacagaaaaaaaaaaacatatacaAGAATAAAATAGGTAGTTATACAATGGAAGTTTTAAATGTTTTACGAAATGAATTACCTTTATCTAAAGGTGATTTTTCCAACAGATATTGCCAGAATAATGATTATGAATATGCTGTATTCAACTCGAATGAAGAAgcacatttttattatactAATCAAGAAAATGCAAACACTGCCAAACAGGAAAATTACCAgcatatgaaaataaaaattcaaaaattTTCAGATATGATACAAGACAAGAAGAATAAAGCAAAACATTATCAAATTTACAAACCACTTATAAATACTTttgaacaaaatattaattatttggataagaaaaaaataaaaacaaaaaaaaaaatggcAAACGAGAAGTATAAGAAGAATGAAAAATTGTTCAATAATTACATAGGAAATTATCAGAATTgtatgatattatataaacttagcaaatttataatacataatatattaaataagaaacttatatatgaagaacaatcgagatatatattacaaactgaattttttaaaatgtttttttttgtttatctAAAAGAAGTATATTATAccattaaaaaaaaaatgaattatactaatgattttttgtataattttaacaaacggattaataataataataataataataataataatagtagttGTAGTAGTTGTAGTAGTtgtagtagtagtagtagtagtagtagtagtagtagtagtagtagtagtagtagtagtaatatatatattaaatatatgataacatatatttttcaaaatatgTATCATGGAAAAAATGGATTTAAGAATAATACCAACGTGTccatattaatatatatatattttttttattatatatattctatgtatttaaaatttaaaataaataatctTAGCATTCTTTCTAGCAATATATTTTCGTTTAATAAGGATACATTCAATATATCAGATAAACTTATCTTGTTGTCAAATAGTATACATCTCTTAgtacataatatatataaaatatatattgtgaaccaaatatgtaaatattttatatatttaaaattaaacctaataaatgaattattgtatatatttccttttgATAGTACCAAAATTCATTTTCTACCATGCAAGTATTATGAAAATAGTGAGCTTATTTCTATGCAAAATTTATATCAAATATTGTTTTGTATTCActtgttcatattatatatagaaagtgaattaaaaatgaagaaatatGATATTTCATCAAGATGTGATCATgctatattattaaaaagatgtataaatcatatattaaagaattattataatacacTAGAATATCACAATAtaagagaaaaaaatgcgactataaataataataataataataataataataatagatGTAATAACTATTTTGTTGACAAATATAACATTTCATgtcttatatatatgaatatatatactgAAGAAtccattattataaaatacattataaccattttattttatattcattgtgatttatttttcaaacATATTTCCTATTTGGaaaatatgtacatttcaaaaacaaatatttctttatattgttataaaGAGAGTCATcatatatcattatataattatataaagaagaTTATTTCATCTatctttttgttttgttttatttattccgaatttgatatatatcaaaatgttatatattttccaaAACATTTACAGAATATTACACctattttacatttttgtGATGAAGcatatatatcatcatcTTGCATTCAAAgtagtatatatttttttttatacaaatatatatgctATCAATTTTTTAGTATATtcatacaaaatatattatataagaTTATGCCTTCGACCTCTCCAATAAGACATGAAGAAAATGACCATATTTTCTATCTACTGTCagtattaaaaataatgaaatgttttaattattattatgattatttttcgaacatatttataaaggagaatataaaaatgaatttgATTCTAAAAGAACGTTTCTTAATTATGAAGGATATAGAAAACACAAAAATCTTAATTACGCCATTAACTTATAATATTGTGTGTAacaatatgtataattatgGTCATATCAAAAATGATGattttattgtattatataataaatatacaacatataatatattacattataaggatcatattaaattattttacccatccaatttttatatatttgtaaatgAAGAAGACAATATAAACAAAACTGAAAATGCATTTGTATcgaaatatttaaaaataaataaaaattctattgaaaaaaaaaaattcgaaaaaaaaaattctatTGTATgtaaaatgaaaaatgaaatgaaaCTTTTgattaattatattatatattattataatgaattcatttttaattattatatatattatattttaccatatgaaaaaagaatattgttctacaaaaaaaatgaacaaacaaatataaacatctattataattacgtttataaatataaaaatgtaatatcaccacatatattaaatgtatGTACAAAGATAAAGCATGATAagaatatatgtaaatatgttactaaaatatattataataataataatattataccTATATATTCTACATGTAATATACACAAAATTGATCTATCTcatagatatataaaaatttatgatTGCTTTACTAACCATATTAAGCAAACAAACAAGAATTTTATGACAAAAAGTAGAAATCCTAATAAATGTGTTACACTAATTTTGTGTGCTTgtgaacaaaaaaaaggatacaaaaaaaaacaaatttatGAAATTGTTATTTCATTCAGGGATATATTTACAAAGATTTACAAACAATGGGacattattaaaaagaaagaaaaagacATCACGCtatttaataatagtagtatggtaaatatatatgctGAAAGGGATAATATGCACGCACAAGTTTCCAAAGAAGGAAGcgataagaaaaataataatagaaaaCGTAGCAGTGGAAGTTGTGATAACagtaataataagaacAATAAGTGTTACaacaagaaaaataataataaaaataataataataataataataataataattattattattattataataataacaattataataataagaacaATAACATcaataacaacaataacaataacaacaacaataataatagtaataataataataataataataataatccaaatgatgataataatgaagatgaCAAAAACAACAGTAATAAAAACACAGACAAgaataacaaaaataataatattaataataataagaaaagacgaaaaagaagaaatgaCGATGATCacaaacaaataaataaaagaaataaaaatattaataaaaaagcTACAActagtaatatatataaaaaaaaaatcaacaccaaaagaaaaaatagTCAAAGGGataataaatcaaatatgaatataattaataagGAACAAAATGTAACATCCAAGGAAAATATCAATCATgataatattcatatgcaaaagaataaaataaatgaaagagataatataaaagcAAATACTctacataataatataactGAACAAAAGAGGGAAAATAAAACTATtcaacaaaaaaaagaaaacaaccctaatgaacaaaaaaaagaaagtaataatactattcaacaaaaaaaagaaaataataatactattcaacaaaaaaaagaaaacaaccctaatgaacaaaaaaaagaaaataataatactattcaagaaaaaaacaGTGAAAATAATGTTAACAATTCTAATCGTAAGGAAATTTTAGaagatattttattttgttgtagtgcattaaatgaatattcagattatataaaaactttagattatgatataaaatttggtaatatatatgttaaattaaaaaagaaattaagTTCTCAAAATAAATGTCAATTCGAAGTATATGAAGCTGAAATTGTGGCAGTTGATAATTTCTGTAATTTTCTATATCcaaaaaaggaaaattttgataactttttttatgttttaaaaaaatatattaataattatgattatCTAAAAATCAGTGCAAACAATTTAGAAGGATTAAATACGAATCCAGAAAATGCATATGCTAACGCAATTATAGACattgatgaaaataatatacatgaTTTTATAAGAACTTGTGAGGATTTAAATGctatttttaaatatatcgTCGATGGCATTTTGCAGTCTCAAAATTCTTTTAATCAAAATGTACCTTTCcctacaaaaaaaaataatacaaataatgtaaatacacatcaaaatatgatatcttttaatatgaaagataataatattaatatacaatttaataatgaaaatatatgttcTACTTCGAATGAACATTTAAAGAATTGCGACAAAGATTTGGAATTATTGAAAAACATAAATCAAAGTGTACATATggaagaagaaaaaaggaaagaaattaataatattcatacTAATGATAATATCAACAAGAttaattgtaataataatataggaagtgttgtaaataataaaaataatgtaaatgaTATGTATAGTTCAAGAATAgtaaatatacaaaaaaatgttattacCGATAGTAATATAGTAGAAACAAATTCATTcaataaagaaaataaatctATTATAAGTACAGatcataattttattaattcaaATTTCCATTATACAAgtgtaaaaaaaaatcataatCAAATCAATTCCAATTtgttaaataataaaaatagtaGTGCAAGTTGTTCTGTTGTAAAAAAAGACCAAAAAAGAGAAAGTTTCAGACCCAATGAAAGTATAGGACCTGTCATGTTAAAAACAACCAATAGTAGAATTATAGATAATGacaaaaaggaaaaagatCATCCTATcaacatttttaataatagtacatataataatctCAACCTTCttaatgatgataattttGCCAACCTTCAAAATGGGCCTTTTAATTCTAACATGGTACATAATGCACAAATTATAAATCATGCAGACTTATCAAATAATCACAATGTAGTcaataatcaaaatatagcaaattatcaaaatataGCAAATTATCAAAACTTATCgaataatcataatatgtcttataatataaatattacagAACAATTATTTGATAATGTTCTATTTAGCGAAGATATATTATGCCAACACCTAATTGAAGCaacaagaaaaattaattttttaaaaaattttggTTATAAATCCTTGTATGATATTTTGaaagataaatatagaCGTTATCtattagaaaaaatgaatatagAATGTACtactttatataatattattaaacatataacgaaatataattatattaatgatTCAATAAATAACCCATTTACTATATATCACAGAactattaataatatatcaaataataaatttgCTATCAAAATATTGAATATTCATTcatgtaatatatataaattaaaatataaagtaCATAGTTTATTATCAGAAGGAAAACAACTCAAAAATGTTAACACAGAAATTGCagattatataaaaaatcattatttgttaagaaatagatataaatttactaaagatataaaagaaGTAATTACTTATAAAAACGATATAACCAGTgagaaaaagaataatgagaatatctttaaaaattatgtcATTCCAAATGTtgtacaaaataatattcatattaataataatataaatcaaaatGGATATAATAACTCAGATTATAACAATGGTATGAAAAATCATTTTTTCGAAGAATATCAGAAGgtacaaaaaaatttagaTATACCTAcaaatcaaaaaaatattaatcaTCATGATAAGAATCGTAGCACCGATAATTCtcaaaatattaataataataataataataataataatagtaatattcataaaattaatatgacactacaaaattatttattgcAAAATCATTTTACACAACATATATGTAAACAATGTCTAAACACATTTTATGATGAAAAGGAAATCTCCCTTTTTTACCAACTAAATGAAATTGCAAATAATTTCATTGATCAAATGTGTATTCCTACAAGTcgtaataatatatcatcaaATGGACGGTCCTCCAAGAAAAGGTTGGGGGGAGATAGcaataatgataatgtaGCTACTACTTCTAAAAATAGAGAAGGTTCTGAAAAAAATCAAGACcaaataaatacaaataaaatacaaccagaaataaagaaaagTAGAAAAGGATCAAGAAGAAATAGCAAAAATAGAGCAAATACACAAAATGTTACATCACGGGATATACACAAAATGAATgaagaaaacaaaaaaacaaacaacGAAGTATCCAAATctgaaaaatataataatcataataaaaataacaagAAATCTCAGGGGGATAAAAATATGCATGGACTTCATAAAgatagaaaaaaagaagataacataaaagaaaaaaaaaacttaaAGGAGAGTAAGAAGGAATATACTTGTGATTCTATCAAAAATGTCAATAATGAGAAatcaaatattttaaaagaaaccaaattaataaacaaaaataataaactaattaaaaataaagagaatatacaaaatgtacaaaatgtacaaaatgtacaaaatgtacaaaatatacaaaatgtacaaaatgtacaaaatgtacaaaatgtacaaaataataaggaatattttataaaatcaaatgacattaatattaatcaaaatatatatgggGATAATAAACcaatacaaaaaaataaccATTCTAATATAAACGAAATATTACCTAACTTCTGTCTGAGTTACACAGAAAATACATCCTCGTTTTTTAATCAACTTTGTAATGTTGCAATACGTAATTCTTTACATAATCAAGCAATGAAACAGATATCATATGATAATAGAACGAATGAAGCGTTTTCTTGTGAAccatttaatttttatataaatcatatgaaaaatataaaatattatttgtgCCCAGAATGCAAAAATAGAAAGGAAGAGTATTAcaaatatgatataaatgataaaaaggGTACTAAGATTTTtgaacaaatatataatacttatgaagaatatgaaaaatatatatcaaatgaAATAAGAAGAATACGATATAATTCTATACCCAAATATTTATGGTCTTCTGTTGGAATTACTAAGGATAATGAAGAAGTGTTAGGTGTCGCTATGCAATTGATTGAAGGATGTACcttaacatatattatacaaaagCTAAAAGGAACAgacaatataaattatgGATACTTCTTATTAGATATAGCTAAGAAATTAGTAAaacaattaaaaataatatgtgAAACTATACATAATCCAATCATTAATTGGGATACGAAACCAGGAAATGTAATGGTACAATatcaaatgaaaaattcAAAACTTACATGTAAAAATGTTACTATTATTGATATTGGTGATGCTTTACCAGGAAAAGCCTTTTATTTCCCAACAAATCCTTCTTActatgaaaaaattaaaatgaacaattgccagaaaaattttaataatttcttatattatgttatatgTACTAAAGGATATTGTTCACCTGAATGTGCTCTTTTAGTTTTcttattatcttcattaaataaatcTGATCAATTTAGAAAATCCTGGTATGGTCAAGATTCAAACATTTTccatattaataaaacaaaacatttgagaattaaatatagatggaaaaaattattagaaCTCCGTTATATACAAccaataataaaaaaaaatgaaccttatttttatcttcatGAAAATGTCATAAAAGGAACTACCAGTAAATGTGAAAAGTGTCTTAATCATGAATCCTTTGATAATTCAAGtagtataaataatatatcgGATAACCAAAGATCGTCCTTTTCTAAGAATGAtgtaaatatgtatatgaaTTCTGGTACGCAAGAAGTTTACAAAGGTGTAGAATGTAATATGGGATACGATActaatatgaataatgtgaataatgtgaataatgtaaataatgtgaataatttaaataatgcgaataatgtgaataatgtaaataatgtaaataatgtaaattATTTGAGTAATATTCAAAATGAAATAAGTGCTGATAATTTAATCCATatgaacaataataatcttaataatattataaccGCTCATAACCAAGGCAcagatataaaatatgatacAAATAAATCATATGGCAATAGCACCATTCCTCGCGAAAATAGTTGCCCAAACTCTTCAAACGAAAACgtaaataatttaattaataataatgataataaagatagaataaataaaaagaatagTAATAGCACGAACAATACTAATAGTAGTAATGATAATCTAAgtaattataataagaaagaaaaaaaacttCTAAATGAAGATATAGATGATGCCTtagaaaattattatttatataatgtatgCACACATGATATTAAAGACGAAGGAGAAAATGAACATTATTCTGATAGTGAAgaaataaaacaatatttttctgaaaaagataaaataataaaagatatagaaaataattataatgatgaaaaaaagaaaaagaaaaaaaaagaatatgacggatataaattacataatataGATACATGGATCATTAAATTTACATCGAAAACAACCATATTTAGTGTTGGTCTAGTATTATGTCAATTATTTGGTGGacataatttattaaatattgttaataaaaatgaagtTAAAGTAGTTGATGTTCTATGTGAATGGAATTGTAAAAATAGttcaaatatttattcaGAAGATCCAAATATTACTATAGATGATTTATTACCAAACAAAGGGATCTTTTCTAATGATATGTGGAAAAGTAAAATTAAAGTTATCATAGAAAAATGTCTACAATTTATACCTTCGAGAAGATGTACatttaaagaattatatgaagatattaaaaaattccAAGAAGATTATGAGgcatattataatattaacgCTAGCGAATCCACCACAACACAATAG